A region of the bacterium genome:
TTCGTAGTCGTCGAGGTTGTTGGTCTGCTTGGCCGCGACGGCGAGCAGCGCGGCCGTCAGCGCGTCGTCCCGCGTCGCGCCGATGAGCGGGCTCCGATAGGCGAGCGCCTTGTACGCGAGGTCGGACCGGCCTTGGAGCGACCGGAGCCGCGCCTCGCCGTCGGCCCGCTCCTTCGCCGGAAGCCCGGCGAGCGCGGCCTCCGCCTCCCGCAGCCGCCCCTCGTCCAGATCGAGGCGGAGCAACTCGATCCGCGCGCGCGCGTCGAGATCGGACCGCAGCCGCTTCGCCGCGCGGCGTTCGTTCGCGGTCGCCGGTCCGTCCGTCGGGATGTCCGCCTCGAGCGCCGCCGCGTAGAGCCGCCGCGCTTCGGCGTTCTCGCCGCGGTCCGCCGCGAGGCCCGCCGCGGCCGCGAGCGCCGGCTTGCGGTCGTCCTTCATGTTCCGGAACAGGGCGCAGACCGAGCTGTCCGGATCGAAGATCACCTGTTCCGGCCGGGCGTCGAGCGTCGCCGAGAACTCCGTCCTCGCGCCGCGCAGCAGCACCTTCCCCGGCACGGAGCGGAGCTCGCCGCGGTCGTCGCGCGTCTCGACGACGATCGGCACGAAGAGCGAGAAGGAAGTGTCCATCCGCCGGTCGAGCTTGACGCGCGCCACGTCGAAGGCGCCGCCCGCCGTGCGCCGCACGGCCAGGCGCGGCGTCGCCGGCGGCGCCGCCTCCGCCGCGCCGGAGACGATCCACTTGCCGTCCGCGGCCCGCCGGACCTCGTAGTCGTAGAAGACCTCCGGCAGGCCGACGCCGTCGATCAACGGCCGCGCCAGCGGTCCGAGGTCCGTTCCCGCGGCGACGCCGCACTGCGCGAGGAACTCCTCCGTCGAGACGGCGCGCCCCGCGTTCTTCGTCGCCACGGTCGAGAGCGCGGCGAGGAACGACGCGTCGTCGGGGAACGCGGCGGCGAGCGAGCCGAGCACCAGCGCGCCCTTCGCCTCGCGGATCATCTGCTGCATCGGAATGGCCCACGCGCCGCCTTCGTCGAAGCTCGTCGGCGCGCTTCGCCCGACGGCGAGCGCGCCGTGTTCGCCCAGCGGCCGCGCGCCGCCGAAGGGAGCCGCCGCGAGATCGACCTTCCACTTGCGCTGGACGCCGCGGAAGGAGAGAGGCTCGGCGCCGTCGGGCCAGGATGGACTCGGAGAAACGGCGGCGAGCGGCTGACGGCCCATCCGCACGACGTCGTCCCGCAGGGAGATCCCGGGCTGCGCCCGCATCGGCGCCAGCGCCGCGTACGCCGACAGCGCCTCGCCGAGCCACTCGTCGCGCGGTCCGGCGAAGTCCACGATCTCCCCCCACCACTGCCGCGCGATCTCCCGCGAGACGGCGGCGTTCGTCGAGAGCACCGTCAGACCGAGGCAACCGCGCGGGCCGCGCAGAGTCCGCGGCGAGACGAAGTCGGGCCTGTACCCGGGGCGGAGAGAGTCGTTCGGATCGCCGAGGGCGTCGTTCCCCGCGAGCGAGGAGACGACGGTCAGTTCGTCGAGCGGGTACGGGGCGATTGTCTTCTCGTAGTAGGCGACGGCGGACGCCGCCGCGTCGAGCATCCCGCCGCGCCGGTCGCCGAGAAGGACGTCGCTGCGCGCGTCGAGAGCCAACCGCACCGTCACGTGTCCGACCGTCTTCTCCAGCGTCCTGAACGCCCCGACCTCGAAGTCGAAGCGGCGCGACGGCCGCGTCGTCTCCCGCCGTTCCCACGCGAGACCGTCCGCGCCGACGCCTCCGGCCGCGCGGCGCCCGCCGGCGACGACCGCGAGCGACTTCGGGTAGCGGAACGTCACGTCGAACGTCGGGCGGTCCTCGGCCTGCGTCGGATACCAGAGCGCCGCGCGGCGCGCGAACGCGAGACCGGAGACGCGGTCGAAGACGTTGCCGGCGTACTCGATCTCGAGCTCGACCGCGGCGCCGGCGGCCGGCGCTTCGAGAAGGACGACGAGCGCCGCACCGTACTTCTGCCGGAAGAAGACGTCGCGCCCCGCGGCGCGCACGGACTTGATCCGCAGAGCGTCGGCGAGCGCGAACCGCGCCGCGCGGCGTCCCTCGCCGAGCGGCTCGAGCGAGAGGCGGCCCTTCGTCGTCATCGTTCCGGAGTAGGGATCGAGCGTCGCGTCGAGCGCGCACCGCGTGACCGCGAAGCCGCGGACGCCGGCCGTCTCCTTCCCGTCGGGGCCGCGCAGCGACGCCGAAACCCAGACGTCGTCGGCCCCGGCGAAGTCGAGCGCGACGTGGTCCGGCAGCCGCTTGAGCCGCCGTTCCTGCTGGTAGTAGTCCTCGATCTCGCGCAGCGGCTTCGCTTCGTTCTTGGTCTGGACCCACTGTCCCAGCGAAACCTGCTCGCGCGCCGTCGGATCGATCCGCAGATGGAAGTCGTTCAGCGTCGCGCCGTGCATCGCCAGCACCGTCGCCGCGAGGCCGCCGCGCGGCTCGACCAGCGCCGCGAGCATCAACGTCTCGACGCCGACGTGCTTCCGGTCGAGTCCGCCGTTCCACGCCGCGTAGACGTCCCGAACTTCCTTCGAGCGCGCCGCGTCTACGGCCGCCGCCGGAAGCGCCGCGAGCGCCGCCGGGATCTCCGTCCCCGCCGTCTCGATCACCGCGCTCGTCACCGGCTCGTCGAGCGTCTCGCCGCCGGTGTAGAGCGCCAACTGCCGCCGCTCGACGGCGTCGGGCGGCGTGAACTTGAACCGCCCCTTGCCGACGAAGACGAACGCCCGCGGCGCGCCGGCGACCGGCGTCGCCGGCACGACGACGCCCTCTTCGAGCGTCAGCGAGCCCATCTCAACGGGGAGCGTCAACCCCGCCGCGCGGCGCGCCGACGCGAGGTCCGGCTTCGCCGCCTGCAATTCCGAAAGGACCACGTTTGGATTGGGCGCCGCGCCCTGCGCGACCGACGCTCCGCCGCACGACAGACCGATCGCCGCGCCCAGCAAAGACGACCACAAGACTTTCATGAGGAGCCCCCCGTGCACGCCCCCACGGCAGCGCGGGCAAGGCAACGGTAATGCCCCCTCCTCCGCAAGGGCAAGGGCGACTCGCCTGGAATCGACCGACTCCGGTCAGGGCGCGGGCGCGCCGCCGACCTCTCCTCTACCGCAGCAGCGAGGGGCCCGCGCCGCCGCGCACGGCGATCCGCCGCGCGCGTTCGCACTGCTCGAGACTGTTGGTTGAAGCCCGGATGGCCTGCTCACGCCGGGCGGACGCGCGAGGACGAGCTTGTGTCCAAGAAATCGGGTGCGGGACAGCGAGATGGGGACAGCGCAGCCCTTGCCGTCTCTACCCGAAGCGGTGACCGTCGGTAGCCGCACCTGGGGTTGCGCAACGTACTCGGGCTCGAACGGGCTTGCACGAAACGAAACCCAGAGTTACTAATCGTGCATGAACGTCCGACCCAAGAGGCCGGACTGGGACCTGCTGTTCGAGACGGCGAGCGCCCAGGAAGGCTACTTCACCACCGGGCAGGCGGCCGAGGCCGGCTACTCGACCCAGCTTCTGCTCAAGCACATCCGCGCCGGGCGGGTCGTGCGGACACGCCGAGGCATCTACCGGCTCGTCCACTTCCCCGCCGGCGATCACGAAGAGCTGATCACCGCATGGCTCTGGTCGGGGCGGGCCGGCGTGGTTTCGCACCAGACCGCGCTGGCTCTCCACGGGCTTTCCGATGCGCTTCCGGCGAACGTGCATCTGACGCTGCCGCAAGCCTGGCGACGCCGTCGGTTCAGGGTGCCGGCCGGCGTCGTCCTCCACCACGCCGACGTCCCGCCGGAGGACCGCTCCTGGTTCGGCGCGGTGCCGGCCACCAATCCTCGGCGAACGCTGAACGACTGCGCCCGGGAAGCGATGGCCCCCGATCTGCTGCGCCAAGCCGCGCAGCAGGCCATTCGCCGGGGGCTCGCCGCGAAGGCGGAGCTCGGCGACGTGGACGAGGCCCTGCGCCCCTTCGGAGGGCTCGGCGCGTGACGGCCCGCACCTATTCCTCCCCCGAAGCCTTCAAGCAGGCTCTCGAGCGGCGCCTCCGGTCGGCGACGAAGACCGGCGGCGAGTTCGCCCGGAGGCGGCAGCTTCTGGTGTTCGATCGCTTTCTCGCGCGCATCGTCGCCGCGCTCGGCGACGCCGCCACGCTCAAGGGCGGCCTCGCGCTGGAGCTTCGCCTCGAGCGGGCGCGCACGACGAAGGACATCGACCTGAGGCTGATGGGCTCGCCCGACGCCATCCTCGCCGAGCTTCAGGCCGCCGGCCGCCGCGACCTCGGCGACTTCATGACCTTCGAGGTCGGCCCCGACGATGATCACCCCGCGATCCAGAA
Encoded here:
- a CDS encoding type IV toxin-antitoxin system AbiEi family antitoxin domain-containing protein; this translates as MNVRPKRPDWDLLFETASAQEGYFTTGQAAEAGYSTQLLLKHIRAGRVVRTRRGIYRLVHFPAGDHEELITAWLWSGRAGVVSHQTALALHGLSDALPANVHLTLPQAWRRRRFRVPAGVVLHHADVPPEDRSWFGAVPATNPRRTLNDCAREAMAPDLLRQAAQQAIRRGLAAKAELGDVDEALRPFGGLGA